From Candidatus Manganitrophus morganii, the proteins below share one genomic window:
- a CDS encoding YqgE/AlgH family protein: MSSWYRMISLSLLLSTLFVTATPPSLLAARQQTKIKKGVFLVADLRLLDPNFSKTVVLITQHGPGGSVGVVINRPTRTPLSRAFPKTQEFEKRSETIFIGGPVQREVTILLLRTERPPEAAVPIFEKVYVAPPVETLTDLITREDLKDPFRVYSGYAGWASGQLQGEIDRGDWRVLPGDADLLFQEETASIWEEMFRRSSQQMVKDCRGDACVAPTLTSN; this comes from the coding sequence ATGTCTAGCTGGTATCGGATGATCTCTTTATCCCTTCTGCTCTCGACGCTCTTCGTCACGGCGACGCCCCCCTCCCTTCTCGCTGCGCGGCAACAAACGAAAATCAAGAAAGGGGTCTTCCTCGTCGCCGATCTCCGGCTGCTCGACCCGAATTTTTCCAAGACGGTCGTGCTGATCACGCAGCACGGACCGGGAGGGAGCGTCGGGGTGGTCATCAACCGGCCGACACGGACGCCGCTCTCACGCGCCTTTCCGAAGACCCAGGAATTTGAAAAACGATCTGAGACGATTTTTATCGGAGGACCGGTCCAGCGGGAAGTGACGATCCTCCTCTTGCGGACCGAGAGGCCGCCGGAAGCGGCCGTTCCGATTTTTGAGAAGGTCTACGTTGCCCCCCCGGTTGAAACCCTCACCGATCTCATCACGCGGGAAGACTTGAAGGATCCTTTTCGGGTTTATTCAGGCTACGCCGGCTGGGCGTCCGGTCAGCTTCAAGGTGAAATCGACCGCGGCGACTGGCGGGTCCTCCCGGGAGATGCCGATCTCCTCTTCCAGGAGGAGACCGCCTCGATCTGGGAAGAGATGTTCCGGCGATCTTCACAACAGATGGTTAAAGACTGCCGGGGCGACGCATGTGTCGCCCCGACCCTGACGTCAAATTAG